One window of Novosphingobium sp. 9U genomic DNA carries:
- a CDS encoding DUF2946 family protein has translation MKVLRQTLLQHRGLALWLVALALAMKALVPSGFMIEAQSQAITIAICGDATGAHLTRQIVVPQRETPQERAAQHTKSAACPFSALDMAGTPGADPVLLGLALAFILAIGLAPRAAPRLIERAYLRPPLRGPPLQA, from the coding sequence ATGAAGGTCCTGCGCCAGACCCTGCTCCAGCACCGCGGCCTTGCGCTGTGGCTGGTGGCGCTCGCGCTGGCGATGAAGGCGCTGGTGCCCAGCGGCTTCATGATCGAGGCACAAAGCCAGGCGATCACCATTGCGATCTGCGGCGACGCGACGGGCGCACACCTGACCCGGCAAATCGTCGTGCCTCAGCGCGAGACGCCGCAGGAGCGCGCCGCGCAGCACACGAAGAGCGCGGCCTGCCCGTTCAGCGCACTCGACATGGCCGGCACGCCGGGTGCCGATCCGGTGCTGCTCGGCCTCGCCCTCGCTTTCATCCTGGCCATCGGTCTCGCGCCGCGCGCCGCCCCCCGCCTGATCGAGCGCGCATACCTGCGCCCGCCCTTGCGCGGACCACCACTGCAAGCCTGA
- the glgA gene encoding glycogen synthase GlgA, translating to MPLRVLSVTSEAVPFVKTGGLADVAGALPAAVAPHGVEVTTLLPGYPTVLARLGRKRVVHVWESLLGEPARLLAGMLGDAPLVVLDAPGLFAREGSPYLDPAGRDWADNWHRFAALSRAAADIAGGAMVVRGKRRHYDVLHAHDWQAAMAPAYLHFGMTPEAPIVPSVVTIHNMAFQGWQGAEVFPRLGLPRDAWSVDGVEYHGGVSMLKAGLVTASAITTVSPTYAQEIRTGEFGMGLEGLVVARGRDVSGILNGIDGAVWNPESDPLLAKRFTARALGRRVANKRALEAEFGLEPGAGPRAGGPIFVVISRLTWQKGMDVLIEAVDHLVGLGGRLALLGSGEPEVEAGFHAAAARHPGRVAVRIGYDEALSHRMQGGGDAILIPSRFEPCGLTQLYGLAYGCVPVVARTGGLADTVIDANPAALAAGVATGVQHGAVSYASLSAALTRTVALYDRPEEWLRLQRNGMACDFSWGASGKAYAELYRSLLQ from the coding sequence ATGCCGCTACGGGTTCTGTCGGTTACCTCCGAGGCGGTTCCGTTCGTCAAGACCGGCGGCCTCGCCGACGTTGCGGGCGCGCTGCCTGCGGCGGTCGCGCCGCACGGGGTAGAGGTGACGACGCTGCTGCCGGGCTATCCCACGGTTCTTGCCAGGCTCGGCCGCAAGCGCGTGGTGCATGTCTGGGAGAGCCTTCTGGGCGAGCCCGCGCGGCTGCTCGCCGGCATGTTAGGTGACGCGCCGCTGGTGGTCCTCGATGCGCCCGGACTGTTCGCGCGCGAGGGCAGCCCCTACCTCGATCCCGCCGGACGCGACTGGGCCGACAATTGGCATCGCTTCGCCGCACTCAGCCGCGCTGCCGCCGATATCGCGGGAGGCGCCATGGTCGTGCGGGGCAAGCGCCGCCACTATGACGTGCTCCACGCACATGACTGGCAGGCGGCGATGGCGCCCGCCTACCTGCACTTCGGCATGACGCCCGAGGCGCCGATCGTGCCCTCAGTGGTGACGATCCACAACATGGCGTTTCAAGGTTGGCAGGGCGCCGAGGTCTTCCCGCGCCTCGGCCTGCCGCGCGACGCCTGGTCGGTCGACGGTGTCGAGTACCACGGTGGCGTCAGCATGCTGAAGGCAGGTCTCGTCACCGCCAGCGCGATTACCACCGTCAGCCCGACCTATGCGCAGGAAATCCGCACGGGTGAGTTCGGAATGGGCCTGGAAGGCCTGGTTGTCGCGCGAGGACGCGATGTCTCTGGCATCCTCAACGGCATCGACGGCGCAGTCTGGAACCCGGAGAGTGACCCGCTGCTCGCCAAGCGCTTCACCGCGCGCGCGCTCGGCCGACGCGTCGCGAACAAGCGTGCGCTTGAAGCCGAGTTCGGGCTGGAGCCCGGCGCGGGGCCTCGTGCGGGCGGTCCGATCTTCGTCGTCATCAGCCGGCTGACCTGGCAGAAGGGCATGGACGTGCTGATCGAGGCGGTCGACCACCTCGTCGGCCTGGGCGGGCGGCTGGCGCTGCTGGGTTCCGGCGAGCCGGAGGTCGAGGCCGGCTTCCACGCCGCCGCCGCGCGACATCCGGGCCGTGTCGCCGTACGGATCGGTTATGACGAGGCGCTGTCGCACCGCATGCAGGGCGGCGGCGACGCGATCCTGATCCCCTCGCGCTTCGAACCTTGCGGGCTGACCCAGCTTTATGGCCTGGCCTATGGCTGCGTACCGGTGGTGGCGCGCACCGGCGGGCTTGCCGACACCGTGATCGACGCCAACCCTGCCGCGCTTGCTGCCGGTGTCGCGACCGGTGTGCAGCACGGCGCGGTGTCCTACGCCAGCCTCTCGGCCGCACTGACCCGCACGGTGGCACTCTACGATCGACCCGAGGAATGGCTGCGGCTGCAGCGCAACGGCATGGCCTGCGACTTCTCGTGGGGTGCGAGCGGCAAGGCCTACGCCGAGTTGTACCGCTCGTTGCTGCAGTGA
- the glgX gene encoding glycogen debranching protein GlgX, producing MCQAQDKPRQGCRLGARVERGTTHFAVRAPLAHQVSLCLFKAQRETRHVMQREGDDWYLALDGDLSGTCYGYRAEGVWAPERGHWFDPAKLLVDPYAQELDRAFVQHPRLAQFGSDTSDIVPRAVVPACAVSAPVRSPLPVRGGLIYELNVGAFTMLHPDVPEELRGTVAALAHPAVLAHFRKLHVAAVELMPIVAWIDERHLPPLGLRNAWGYNAVAPMALDPRLCPGGVAELRDTVATLQAKGVAVILDLVFNHTGESDVHGGVLSLRGLDNAAYARAPDGTLINDTGTGNTLDFANPAVRRLTLDSLRHFVSACGVDGFRFDLAPVLARGPGFSAQAPIFAEIAADPLLADRVMIAEPWDTGPGGYQLGAFPANWLEWNDRFRDDVRRFWRGDGTIGTLATRLAGSSDLFGADCRSINFVAAHDGFTLADTLAYAQRHNWANGEENRDGHGDNHSWNNGVEGPSDDQQIIDARRAFAKAMLGTLFASTGTIMLTAGDEFGRSQGGNNNAYAQDNPLTWVDWQARDLDLEDYVAALARWRAERSGTFMQLPEGEWLGRHGPMTVAEWDVPGAGYLAFRSEPYGFTIDRDAPRVTVAG from the coding sequence ATCTGCCAAGCTCAGGACAAGCCTCGACAAGGGTGCCGCCTCGGCGCTCGGGTTGAGCGAGGCACCACCCACTTCGCTGTCCGCGCGCCGCTTGCTCACCAGGTCTCGCTCTGCCTTTTCAAAGCGCAGCGCGAGACTCGCCATGTCATGCAGCGCGAAGGCGACGACTGGTACCTCGCCCTCGATGGCGACCTGTCCGGCACTTGCTACGGCTACCGCGCCGAGGGTGTGTGGGCACCCGAACGTGGCCACTGGTTTGATCCTGCCAAGCTGCTCGTCGATCCTTACGCGCAAGAACTCGATCGCGCCTTCGTTCAACACCCCCGATTGGCGCAGTTCGGCAGCGACACGTCCGACATCGTCCCACGAGCCGTTGTCCCGGCTTGCGCCGTCTCGGCGCCGGTGCGCTCTCCGCTGCCGGTGCGCGGTGGCCTGATTTACGAGCTCAACGTCGGCGCCTTCACCATGCTCCACCCCGACGTGCCCGAAGAGCTGCGCGGCACGGTAGCAGCACTGGCGCACCCGGCGGTGCTGGCCCACTTTCGCAAGCTGCACGTCGCGGCGGTGGAGCTGATGCCCATCGTCGCCTGGATCGACGAGCGCCACTTGCCGCCGCTGGGCTTGCGCAATGCCTGGGGTTACAATGCGGTGGCACCGATGGCGCTCGACCCGCGCCTGTGCCCGGGCGGCGTCGCCGAACTGCGCGACACGGTGGCCACGCTGCAGGCCAAGGGCGTGGCCGTCATCCTCGACCTGGTGTTCAACCACACCGGCGAGAGCGACGTGCATGGCGGCGTGCTGTCACTGCGCGGGCTGGACAATGCCGCATACGCCCGCGCGCCCGACGGCACGCTGATCAACGATACCGGCACCGGTAATACGCTCGACTTCGCGAACCCGGCGGTGCGACGCCTGACCCTCGACAGCTTGCGCCACTTCGTCTCGGCGTGCGGCGTGGATGGGTTCCGCTTCGACCTGGCGCCGGTGCTCGCGCGCGGGCCCGGGTTCTCGGCGCAAGCGCCGATCTTTGCCGAGATCGCCGCCGATCCGCTCCTGGCCGACCGGGTGATGATCGCCGAGCCATGGGACACCGGGCCCGGCGGCTATCAGCTCGGCGCGTTCCCTGCAAACTGGCTGGAGTGGAACGATCGCTTCCGCGACGATGTGCGCCGGTTCTGGCGCGGCGACGGCACGATCGGCACGCTGGCGACGCGGCTGGCGGGCTCGTCCGACCTGTTCGGCGCCGATTGCCGCTCGATCAACTTCGTCGCCGCGCACGACGGCTTCACGCTGGCCGATACGCTCGCTTATGCCCAGCGCCACAACTGGGCCAACGGCGAGGAGAACCGGGATGGTCACGGCGACAACCACTCCTGGAACAACGGCGTGGAGGGTCCGAGCGACGATCAGCAGATCATCGATGCCCGGCGCGCTTTCGCAAAGGCCATGCTGGGTACACTGTTCGCTTCTACAGGGACGATCATGCTCACTGCGGGGGATGAGTTCGGGCGCTCGCAAGGGGGCAACAACAATGCCTACGCGCAGGACAACCCGCTGACCTGGGTCGACTGGCAGGCGCGCGACCTCGATTTGGAAGACTATGTCGCTGCGCTGGCGCGCTGGCGGGCGGAGCGCAGCGGTACCTTCATGCAGTTGCCCGAGGGCGAGTGGCTCGGTCGGCATGGGCCTATGACGGTGGCCGAGTGGGACGTGCCGGGCGCAGGATACCTAGCGTTCCGGTCCGAGCCGTACGGCTTCACGATCGACCGCGATGCGCCGCGCGTAACTGTGGCGGGGTAG
- the glgC gene encoding glucose-1-phosphate adenylyltransferase, producing the protein MITGSGNRPSGQPLARDAMAYVLAGGRGSRLHELTDTRAKPAVYFGGKARIIDFALSNAINSGIRRIGVATQYKAHSLIRHMQRAWNFMRPERNESFDILPASQRVSEHQWYEGTADAVYQNIDIIEAHAPRYMVILAGDHIYKMDYELMLRQHVDSGADVTVGCLVVPRMDATGFGVMHVDEDDRITAFVEKPADPPGIPAQPDMALASMGIYVFDTGFLFDQLRRDAADPSSKRDFGGDIIPYLVKHGKAQAHRFTASCIRASGEMEEYWRDVGTVDAYFDANLDLTDTVPKLDLYDREWPIWSDAVVAAPAKFVHDEEGRRGNAICSLVSNDCIVSGATATRSLLMTGVKMGSFSAVSEGVILPYCNIGRGARLKRVIIDSGVRIPEGLVVGEDPELDAQRFRRSSNGVCLITKPMIERLIN; encoded by the coding sequence ATGATTACCGGATCGGGGAACAGACCCTCAGGCCAGCCCCTTGCGCGTGACGCGATGGCCTATGTCCTTGCCGGCGGACGCGGCAGCCGTCTGCACGAGCTGACAGACACGCGCGCCAAGCCTGCGGTCTACTTCGGCGGTAAGGCGCGCATCATCGACTTCGCGCTGTCCAACGCGATCAACTCGGGCATCCGCCGCATCGGCGTCGCTACCCAGTACAAGGCGCATTCGCTGATCCGCCACATGCAGCGCGCCTGGAACTTCATGCGTCCCGAGCGCAATGAGAGCTTCGACATCCTGCCCGCCAGCCAGCGCGTGTCCGAGCATCAGTGGTATGAAGGCACTGCAGACGCCGTCTACCAGAACATCGACATCATCGAGGCGCACGCGCCCAGGTACATGGTCATCCTGGCAGGCGACCACATCTACAAGATGGACTACGAGCTGATGCTGCGCCAGCACGTGGACTCGGGCGCCGATGTGACGGTGGGTTGCCTGGTGGTCCCGCGCATGGACGCGACCGGCTTTGGCGTCATGCATGTCGACGAGGACGACCGGATCACCGCTTTCGTCGAGAAGCCGGCCGACCCTCCGGGCATCCCCGCCCAACCAGACATGGCGCTCGCCTCCATGGGCATCTATGTGTTCGACACAGGCTTCCTGTTCGACCAGCTGCGCCGTGATGCTGCCGATCCCAGTTCCAAGCGCGATTTCGGCGGCGACATCATCCCCTACCTCGTCAAGCACGGCAAGGCGCAGGCGCACCGCTTCACGGCCAGCTGCATCCGCGCCTCGGGCGAGATGGAGGAGTATTGGCGCGACGTCGGCACCGTGGATGCCTACTTCGACGCCAACCTCGACCTGACCGACACGGTCCCCAAGCTCGACCTCTACGATCGGGAGTGGCCGATCTGGTCCGACGCGGTGGTCGCCGCCCCGGCCAAGTTCGTCCACGACGAGGAAGGGCGGCGCGGCAATGCGATCTGCTCGCTGGTGTCCAACGATTGCATCGTCTCGGGCGCCACCGCGACGCGTTCGCTGCTGATGACCGGCGTCAAGATGGGCAGCTTCTCGGCCGTGAGCGAAGGGGTGATCCTGCCTTACTGCAACATCGGCCGCGGCGCCCGGCTGAAGCGCGTGATCATCGATTCGGGCGTGCGCATCCCCGAAGGCCTCGTCGTCGGCGAAGATCCCGAGTTGGATGCGCAGCGGTTTCGCCGTAGCAGCAACGGCGTATGCCTGATCACAAAGCCCATGATCGAACGCCTGATCAACTGA
- the glgB gene encoding 1,4-alpha-glucan branching protein GlgB produces MKPPQSALDALLEGTHTDPFSLLGVHEGPAGTMLRAILPGAEEAEAFTLDGAALGPLERIDPRGLFEGRYLGERQPIRYRCNAGGTDWLITDPYSFGPVLGPLDDLLIAQGTHYRLFDKLGAHLIEHEGAYGVHFAVWAPNARQVSLVGDFNDWDPKRNPMRRRTDIGVWEIFIPDIGEYRAYKFHVVAADGAVQPLKADPFAFASELRPATASITAQPAKTGLDGQEWGDAAHRNHWASVDPRRVPISIYEVHAGSWQRDRFNWFLNWDEMADRLIPYVVDMGFTHIQFLPISEHPYDPSWGYQTTGLFAPSARFGDPAGFARFVDGAHRAGLGVLVDWVPAHFPTDQHGLVRFDGTALYEHEDPKLGFHPDWNTLIYNFGRREVQSFLVNNALFWAERYHVDGLRVDAVASMLYRDYSRKSGEWIPNKEGGRENWEAVEFLRAVNRAVYGTHPGFITIAEESTAWPGVTAPAHEEAPRTNLGFGFKWNMGFMHDTLRYMGRDPVHRRYHHDDITFGLVYAYNENFVLPLSHDEVVHGKGSLLNKMAGDDWQKFANLRAYYAFMWGYPGKKLLFMGQEFAQRREWSEDRALDWELRDSAPHEGMRNLVRDLNRLYREKPALHARDCESDGFEWLVADDSENSVFAWLRKAPHGPAIAVVSNMTPALRTKYRLKLPWDGHWREIMNTDSPYYAGSGVGNLGRVEAKGGVAEITLPPLATVMFEYVG; encoded by the coding sequence GTGAAGCCACCGCAGAGCGCCTTGGATGCGCTGCTCGAAGGGACGCATACCGATCCCTTCTCGCTCCTGGGCGTTCACGAGGGACCTGCCGGCACGATGCTGCGTGCGATCCTGCCCGGCGCCGAGGAGGCGGAGGCGTTCACGCTGGATGGCGCGGCGCTCGGTCCGCTCGAGCGCATCGACCCGCGTGGGCTGTTCGAAGGGCGGTACCTGGGTGAGCGGCAGCCGATCCGCTATCGCTGCAATGCCGGTGGCACCGACTGGCTGATCACCGATCCGTACAGCTTCGGGCCGGTGCTGGGCCCGCTCGACGACCTGCTGATTGCGCAGGGTACGCACTACCGCCTGTTCGACAAGCTGGGCGCACACCTGATCGAGCACGAGGGCGCTTACGGCGTCCACTTCGCGGTCTGGGCACCCAACGCCCGCCAGGTGAGCCTGGTCGGCGACTTCAACGACTGGGATCCAAAGCGCAATCCGATGCGCCGCCGCACCGACATCGGCGTGTGGGAGATCTTCATCCCCGACATCGGAGAATATCGCGCCTACAAGTTCCACGTCGTCGCCGCAGACGGCGCGGTGCAGCCGCTCAAGGCCGACCCTTTCGCTTTCGCAAGCGAACTGCGCCCCGCCACCGCCTCGATCACCGCGCAGCCGGCCAAGACCGGGCTTGACGGTCAGGAGTGGGGCGATGCGGCGCATCGCAATCACTGGGCATCGGTAGACCCCAGGCGTGTGCCGATCTCGATATACGAGGTGCATGCAGGCTCGTGGCAGCGCGATCGCTTCAACTGGTTCCTGAACTGGGACGAGATGGCCGACCGGCTGATCCCCTATGTCGTCGACATGGGCTTTACCCATATCCAGTTCTTGCCGATCTCCGAGCATCCTTACGATCCCTCTTGGGGCTATCAGACCACGGGCCTATTCGCGCCGTCCGCCCGTTTTGGCGATCCGGCCGGGTTTGCCCGCTTCGTCGACGGCGCGCATCGGGCAGGCCTGGGCGTGCTGGTGGACTGGGTGCCCGCGCACTTCCCGACCGACCAGCATGGCCTCGTCCGCTTCGACGGCACTGCTCTGTACGAGCACGAAGACCCCAAGCTCGGCTTCCATCCCGACTGGAACACGCTGATCTACAACTTCGGCCGGCGCGAGGTGCAAAGCTTCCTCGTCAACAACGCGCTGTTCTGGGCCGAGCGCTACCATGTCGATGGCCTGCGCGTGGATGCCGTCGCCTCGATGCTGTACCGCGACTACTCGCGCAAAAGCGGCGAATGGATCCCCAACAAGGAGGGCGGGCGCGAGAACTGGGAGGCAGTGGAGTTCCTGCGCGCCGTCAACCGCGCCGTCTACGGCACCCACCCCGGCTTCATCACCATCGCCGAGGAATCGACTGCCTGGCCCGGCGTCACCGCGCCCGCGCACGAGGAGGCACCGCGCACCAACCTGGGCTTCGGGTTCAAGTGGAACATGGGCTTCATGCACGACACGCTGCGCTACATGGGCCGCGACCCGGTGCACCGCCGCTACCACCATGACGACATCACCTTCGGCCTCGTCTACGCCTACAACGAGAACTTCGTCCTGCCGCTCAGCCATGACGAGGTGGTCCACGGGAAAGGCTCGCTGCTCAACAAGATGGCGGGCGACGATTGGCAGAAGTTCGCGAACCTTCGTGCTTACTACGCGTTCATGTGGGGTTATCCGGGCAAGAAGCTGCTGTTCATGGGGCAGGAGTTCGCCCAGCGCCGCGAATGGAGCGAAGACCGTGCGCTCGATTGGGAACTGCGAGACTCAGCACCGCACGAAGGCATGCGCAACCTCGTGCGTGATCTCAACCGTCTCTATCGCGAGAAGCCGGCGCTCCACGCGCGCGATTGCGAGAGCGACGGGTTCGAGTGGCTGGTGGCCGACGACAGCGAGAACTCGGTCTTTGCCTGGTTGCGCAAGGCGCCGCATGGCCCCGCGATCGCAGTGGTCAGCAACATGACGCCCGCCCTGCGTACCAAATACCGGTTGAAGCTGCCGTGGGATGGCCACTGGCGCGAGATAATGAACACCGACTCCCCCTACTATGCGGGCAGCGGCGTTGGAAACCTCGGACGGGTCGAGGCCAAGGGCGGGGTCGCCGAGATCACTCTCCCGCCGCTGGCCACGGTGATGTTCGAATACGTGGGCTGA
- a CDS encoding glycogen/starch/alpha-glucan phosphorylase has protein sequence MNAATRETDALIVDVLRHRIGKDERAAKLHDWYKASILAIRDEVIDRWIESTRRTYEQGGKRVYYLSMEFLIGRLLRDALSNMGVTEQTAQALESHGLDLAALEELEPDAALGNGGLGRLAACFMESLATLDIPAYGYGIRYMNGMFRQRIDDGWQVELPETWLAHGNPWEFERLESTYRIGFGGEVVADGDHVVWHPAEEVEATAIDTPVVGWRGRRVNTLRLWDANALDPLKLDAFNAGDHAGALADQVRADSLVRVLYPADSHKAGQELRLRQEYFFSAASVQDIVRRHVQYEGDIRTLPDKAAIQLNDTHPAVAVAELMRLLVDLHGLEFNEAWAITQKTVSYTNHTLLPEALESWPLPLFERLLPRHMQIIYAINSRVLREARKAGLDDAAIANISLIDENGERRVRMANLAFTGGHSVNGVAALHTELMKQTVFSDLHKLYPTRINNKTNGVTPRRWLQQCNPGLTAVIQEAIGPAFLDDAEKLADLNPLAGDAALGEKIDAVKRANKIALSNHIRQTMGLRIDPEALFDVQIKRIHEYKRQLLNLVETVALYDQIRSHPERDWVPRVKIFGGKAAPSYHNAKLIIKLSNDIARRINADPSVGGLLKVVFVPNYNVSLAERIIPAADLSEQISTAGMEASGTGNMKFAMNGALTIGTLDGANIEIKDRVGDDNIFIFGLTAEEVAEKRVGGYNPREVIENSRELSQALSAIATGVFSHDDPNRYRDLINGIYDHDWFMLAADFDSYAQGQRAVDTCWNDQARWRTSAIRNIANVGWFSSDRTIAEYAKDIWNVT, from the coding sequence ATGAACGCTGCCACGCGGGAAACCGACGCGCTGATCGTCGACGTGCTGCGCCACCGCATCGGCAAGGACGAGCGCGCGGCCAAGCTGCACGATTGGTACAAGGCCTCGATCCTGGCGATCCGCGACGAAGTGATCGACCGCTGGATTGAGAGTACACGGCGGACTTACGAGCAGGGCGGCAAAAGGGTCTACTATCTTTCGATGGAGTTCCTGATCGGTCGTCTACTGCGCGACGCGCTGTCCAATATGGGCGTCACCGAGCAGACCGCGCAGGCGCTCGAGTCGCATGGGTTGGACCTTGCCGCGCTGGAAGAGCTGGAGCCCGATGCGGCGCTCGGCAACGGCGGCCTGGGTCGGCTCGCGGCCTGCTTCATGGAGAGCCTGGCAACGCTCGACATCCCCGCCTACGGCTACGGCATCCGCTATATGAATGGCATGTTCCGTCAGCGCATCGACGACGGCTGGCAGGTGGAGCTGCCCGAAACCTGGCTGGCGCATGGCAATCCGTGGGAGTTCGAGCGGCTGGAGAGCACCTACCGCATCGGCTTCGGCGGCGAAGTGGTGGCGGACGGCGACCACGTCGTCTGGCACCCAGCCGAGGAGGTCGAAGCGACCGCGATCGACACGCCAGTCGTCGGCTGGCGCGGCAGGCGGGTGAACACGCTGCGGTTGTGGGATGCGAACGCGCTCGATCCGCTGAAGCTCGATGCCTTCAACGCGGGCGACCATGCCGGAGCGCTGGCCGACCAGGTGCGCGCGGATTCGCTGGTGCGCGTGCTCTATCCGGCGGACTCGCACAAGGCCGGCCAGGAGCTGCGGCTGCGGCAGGAGTACTTCTTCTCCGCTGCCTCGGTGCAGGACATCGTGCGCCGCCACGTGCAGTATGAAGGCGATATCCGCACGCTCCCCGACAAGGCTGCGATCCAGCTCAACGATACGCACCCGGCGGTAGCCGTCGCCGAACTGATGCGCTTGCTGGTCGATCTGCATGGGCTGGAGTTCAACGAAGCCTGGGCAATCACTCAGAAGACAGTTTCCTACACCAACCACACTCTGCTGCCCGAGGCGCTGGAGTCCTGGCCGCTGCCGCTGTTCGAGCGGCTGCTGCCCCGCCACATGCAGATCATCTACGCCATCAACAGCCGCGTCCTGCGCGAGGCGCGCAAGGCGGGGCTGGACGACGCCGCGATCGCCAACATCTCGCTGATTGACGAGAACGGCGAGCGGCGCGTGCGCATGGCGAACCTGGCCTTCACCGGGGGGCACTCGGTCAACGGCGTGGCTGCGCTGCACACCGAGCTGATGAAGCAGACGGTGTTCTCCGACCTGCACAAGCTCTACCCGACGCGGATCAACAACAAGACCAACGGCGTCACCCCGCGCCGCTGGTTGCAGCAGTGCAATCCGGGGCTGACCGCGGTGATCCAGGAAGCGATCGGGCCGGCCTTCCTCGACGATGCGGAGAAGCTGGCCGACTTGAACCCGCTGGCGGGCGATGCCGCGCTGGGCGAGAAGATCGACGCGGTGAAGCGCGCCAACAAGATCGCGCTATCCAACCATATCCGCCAGACAATGGGCCTGCGCATCGATCCCGAGGCGCTGTTCGACGTGCAGATCAAGCGCATCCACGAGTACAAGCGCCAGCTGCTCAACCTTGTGGAAACGGTCGCGCTCTACGACCAGATCCGCAGCCATCCCGAGCGCGACTGGGTGCCGCGGGTCAAGATCTTCGGCGGCAAGGCGGCGCCCAGCTACCACAACGCCAAGCTGATCATCAAACTGTCCAACGACATCGCTAGGCGGATCAATGCCGACCCCTCGGTGGGCGGGCTGCTGAAGGTGGTGTTCGTGCCCAACTACAACGTCAGCCTGGCCGAGCGGATCATCCCCGCGGCCGACTTGTCCGAGCAGATTTCGACTGCGGGCATGGAGGCGTCGGGCACCGGCAACATGAAGTTCGCGATGAACGGCGCGCTGACCATCGGCACGCTCGACGGCGCCAACATCGAGATCAAGGACCGTGTGGGCGACGACAACATCTTCATCTTCGGGCTGACGGCGGAGGAAGTCGCCGAGAAGCGCGTTGGTGGCTACAACCCGCGCGAAGTGATCGAGAACTCGCGCGAGCTGAGCCAGGCGCTCTCGGCGATTGCCACCGGCGTGTTCTCGCACGACGATCCCAACCGCTACCGCGACCTGATCAACGGCATATACGACCACGACTGGTTCATGCTCGCCGCGGACTTCGACAGCTATGCGCAAGGACAGCGCGCCGTCGACACCTGCTGGAACGATCAGGCGCGCTGGCGCACCTCGGCGATCCGGAACATCGCCAATGTTGGTTGGTTTTCATCAGACCGCACTATTGCCGAATATGCGAAAGACATCTGGAACGTGACGTGA